The Streptomyces sp. DG1A-41 genomic sequence CCGGGTCCTCGCGGCAGGCGTGGACGCGATCATCGGCGCCGCGGCCTCCGGCATGTCGCTGTCGTTCATCGACCGGGTGACCGGAGCGGGCGTGGTGCAGTGTTCGGGCTCGAACACCGCTCCCACGTTCACCGACTACGAGGACGACGGCTTCTACTTCCGTACCGTCCCGAGCGACGCGTTGCAGGGGCCCATCCTGGCGGATGTCGTCCGCGACGACGGCCACAACCGCGTGGCCCTGGTCGCACGGGCGGACGACTACGGGCGCGGCCTGATGGATGCCACCCGGGAGTCTTTGGAGGAGCGCGGTGCGACCGTGACGCTCGCCGAGACCTACGACCCGAAGGCGACCAACTTCGACCAGGTCGTCCAGCAGATCGAGAACTCCAGGCCGGACGCCGCCGTGGTGATCGCCTTCGAGGAAGGCACGCAGATCCTTCAGGGCATGATCGAGTCCGGACTCGGGCCCGACCGGATCGGCGTCTACGGCGCCGACGGACTGCGCAGCGAGGAACTGCCCTCGCTGGTCGCCCCGGGCCAGCCGGAGAGGCTCTCCGGGATGAAGGGAACCGCGCCGGCATCCGCGGAGAACGAGCAGTACGTGAAGGACCTCAAGGAATTCGCGCCGAAGCTGAAGGAGTTGCAGTTCGCGCCGCAGGTGTTCGACTGCGTGACGACGATCGCGCTCGCCGCCGAGAAGGCGGAGTCCGACGATCCCGCCGAGTACGTGAAGGAGATGAACGGGATCACCAAGGACGGCGAGAAGTGCAACTCGTTCGCCGCCTGCAAGGAGCTCCTCGCCGACGGCAGGGACATCGACTACGACGGTGTGAGCGGTCCGCTCGACTTCACCGACAAGGGCGAACCCGGCCAGGCGGCGATCGAGGTGTACGGCTACGACGACAAGGGAGCGTTGCAGACCCTGCGTACCGAGACCAGCAGGGCCGAGGAGTGACCGGGAGGACCGACAGCGGGAGTCAACGGACGCGGGCGAGTGTGCCGAGGTAGAGCTCGATCACCTTCTCATCGTGCAGCAGGGCCGTACCCGTACCGGTGTGCGCGTTGCGGCCCTGGTCGAGGACGTAACCGCGGTCGCAGAGCTGAAGGCACCTGCGGGCGTTCTGCTCGACCATGAGCACGGCGACGCCCGCGCTGTTGATCATTCTGCACCGGTCGAAGACGTGGTCCTGGTGGAGCGGTGACAGGCCGGCCGACGGCTCGTCGAGCAGCAGCAGCTGCGGCTCCATCATCAGCGCGCGGGCCATCGCGAGCATCTGGCGTTCGCCGCCGGACATCGCGCCGGCCTTCTGCTTGCGGCGGTCGGCCAGCACGGGGAAGAGTTCCTCGACCGCCGCGGCCCGGCGCGCGTGGTCCTTGGGCCGTAGATAGACCCCCATCCGCAGGTTCTCCTCGACGGTAAGCGTGGGGAACACGTTCTGAAGCTGCGGTACGTAGCCCACGCCCCGCCGGACCAGCTCGTGTGCGGGCCGGCCGGTCACGTCCTCGCCGCGCAGCCGCACGGTCCCGCCGCGCACCCGTAGCAACCCGAAGACGGCCTTGACCAGGGTCGACTTGCCGGCACCGTTGGGGCCGATCACGCCGACCACCTCCCCCGGCCGCACCTCGATGCTGCATCCGCGCAGCACGTCGACACCGGGGACGTAACCGGCGACGATGTCGTCGGCCGCCAGCACCGGTGCCTGGTCCTCGGCGGACATCGCTACTCCTCCTTGCCCTTTTCCTCGGCCTTCTCGTCGGCCTTTTCCTCGGCCGCCTCCGGCTCGTCGTGGCGCTTGCCCAGGTAGGCGTCCACGACGGCGGCGTTCCGGCCGATCGTGTGCGGTGGGCCCTCGGCCACCAGGCGGCCGTCGGCCATGACGGCCACCCAGTCGCTGATGCCCATCACCACGTCCATGTCGTGCTCGACGAAGCACACCGTCAGCCCCTCGTCGCGCAGCTGCGTGATGTGTCCGAGCAACGACTGGGTCAGCGCGGGGTTCACCCCGGCCATCGGTTCGTCGAGCAGGAGCATGACCGGCCGGGCCATCAGCGCGCGGGCCAGTTCCAGCAGTTTGCGCTGACCGCCGGAGAGCGTGCCGGCATGGTCGTCGCGCAGGGGCCCGAGCCGGAACCGGTCCAGCAGTTCGTCGGCCCGTCGCTCGGCCTCCCGCTCCTGCCCGCGCCACAGGGGTCGCAGCAGCGCGGGCAGTGCCCGCTCGCCGCGCTGCCCGGGTGCGGCGAGCAGCATGTTCTCCAGCACGGTCAGCCGGGCGAGCGTCCGGGTGAGCTGGAACGTACGGACCATTCCGCGCCGCGCCACCCGGTGCGCCGGGGAGCCGGTGAGCGGTTGCCCGTCGAAGGACCACCGTCCGCCGTCCGCCCGGTCGAACCCGCTCACCACGTTGAACAACGTGGTCTTGCCGGCGCCGTTGGGCCCGATGAGCGCCGTGATGGCCCCGCGCTGCACCTCCAGGTGCTCGACCCGCACGGCGACGAGACCGCCGAAGGTACGGGTCACCTGGTCCATGACCAGCAGAGGGTCGGGCTTGCGCACCCCCGGCTCGGGATCGATCGCGGAGAGCCGGCCGGTGTGCGATACGACAGTGTCAGCGTCCACTGAGCAGCATCTCCTTCCGGCTGCCGAGGATCCCCTGCGGCCTGAACGCGACCAGCAGGATCAGGGCGACCCCGACCAGGGCGAAGCGCACCGCACCGACCTCCGAGGTGCTGATGAGGTCCGGCGAGATGTACTCGGCGTCGATGGCCTGGCGGAGTGCGCTGTCGAGGAAGCTGAGGACGAACCAGAACAGGATCGAACCGACGACCGGCCCGAGGATCCGCCCGGCGCCTCCGAGGACGAGGAGCGTGTACAGGAAGAACGTGACGCCCGGATCGTAGTTGTCCGGGTTCACGGACTGCACCTGGATCGCCTGCATCATGCCCGCGACCGCCCCGATGACGCCGCCGAGCACGAGGCTCTGCATCTTGTACGCGTAGACGTTCTTGCCGAGGCTCCGCGCGGCCACCTCGTCCTCACGGATCGACCGGATGACGCGGCCCCACGGACTGTGGATCAGCAGGGCGAGCAGGCATCCGACCACGAGCACCAGCACCCATCCGACGATCATCACCCAGAGGTCCCGGGAGCTGAACCTCACGAGCCACACGCCGTAGGTGCCGGGCTCGATGGGGCTGAGCGCGTAGAAGTCGTTCGCGAACCTCTGCAACCCGAACACCCCACCGGTGACCGGCTCGGCCCAGCCGGAGCGGTAGAACAGCCGTAGCGTCTCCCCCGCCGCGATCGTGGTGATCGCGAGGTAGTCGGCGCGCAGCCGCAGGGTGGGCAGGCCGAGGAGCAGGGCCAGCACGATCGCGCAGGCGATTCCGCCCAGGACGCCGAGCCACATCGGGCCGTCGTACGTCGACACCGTGATGGCGAGCCCGTAGCCGCCCACCAGCATGAAGCCGACCTGGCCGAAGTTGAGGAGCCCTGTGTAGCCGAAGTGCAGGTTCAGGCCCATCGCGGCGAGCGCGTAGACGGCGGCGATGGGGCCGATTCCCGAGCGCAGGGCGTCGGTGAGGATGGCGGAGAAGTCCATGGCGCACCCCCTCACCCGACGCGTTCGGCCCGGCCGAGGATGCCCTGCGGCCGGACGAGGAGGACGACGATGAGGACGAGCAGCGCCCACGCGTACTGGAGGTCGACGGGGAACCACAGGGTGGACATCTGGGCGACGACGCCGATGACGAGGCTGCCGACCATCGCACCGTAGGCGGAGCCGAGCCCTCCGAGGATGACCCCGGCGAACATGAGCAGCAGGAGCTTGAAGCCCATGTCCCAGGTGACGATCTCGACCAGACCGAAGAAGACCCCGCCGAGCGCGGCCAGCCCGCCGCCGAGCAT encodes the following:
- a CDS encoding ABC transporter ATP-binding protein: MSAEDQAPVLAADDIVAGYVPGVDVLRGCSIEVRPGEVVGVIGPNGAGKSTLVKAVFGLLRVRGGTVRLRGEDVTGRPAHELVRRGVGYVPQLQNVFPTLTVEENLRMGVYLRPKDHARRAAAVEELFPVLADRRKQKAGAMSGGERQMLAMARALMMEPQLLLLDEPSAGLSPLHQDHVFDRCRMINSAGVAVLMVEQNARRCLQLCDRGYVLDQGRNAHTGTGTALLHDEKVIELYLGTLARVR
- a CDS encoding branched-chain amino acid ABC transporter permease produces the protein MDFSAILTDALRSGIGPIAAVYALAAMGLNLHFGYTGLLNFGQVGFMLVGGYGLAITVSTYDGPMWLGVLGGIACAIVLALLLGLPTLRLRADYLAITTIAAGETLRLFYRSGWAEPVTGGVFGLQRFANDFYALSPIEPGTYGVWLVRFSSRDLWVMIVGWVLVLVVGCLLALLIHSPWGRVIRSIREDEVAARSLGKNVYAYKMQSLVLGGVIGAVAGMMQAIQVQSVNPDNYDPGVTFFLYTLLVLGGAGRILGPVVGSILFWFVLSFLDSALRQAIDAEYISPDLISTSEVGAVRFALVGVALILLVAFRPQGILGSRKEMLLSGR
- a CDS encoding ABC transporter ATP-binding protein; protein product: MDADTVVSHTGRLSAIDPEPGVRKPDPLLVMDQVTRTFGGLVAVRVEHLEVQRGAITALIGPNGAGKTTLFNVVSGFDRADGGRWSFDGQPLTGSPAHRVARRGMVRTFQLTRTLARLTVLENMLLAAPGQRGERALPALLRPLWRGQEREAERRADELLDRFRLGPLRDDHAGTLSGGQRKLLELARALMARPVMLLLDEPMAGVNPALTQSLLGHITQLRDEGLTVCFVEHDMDVVMGISDWVAVMADGRLVAEGPPHTIGRNAAVVDAYLGKRHDEPEAAEEKADEKAEEKGKEE
- a CDS encoding ABC transporter substrate-binding protein, which produces MKASIRRSAIFASAAALVIAVCGTTGTAQADPGDGELQFGYVLPETGQLAYLGPPQIESLKFAIEKINDAGGVLGKPIPTVVSSDEAGQEAVAAQSADRVLAAGVDAIIGAAASGMSLSFIDRVTGAGVVQCSGSNTAPTFTDYEDDGFYFRTVPSDALQGPILADVVRDDGHNRVALVARADDYGRGLMDATRESLEERGATVTLAETYDPKATNFDQVVQQIENSRPDAAVVIAFEEGTQILQGMIESGLGPDRIGVYGADGLRSEELPSLVAPGQPERLSGMKGTAPASAENEQYVKDLKEFAPKLKELQFAPQVFDCVTTIALAAEKAESDDPAEYVKEMNGITKDGEKCNSFAACKELLADGRDIDYDGVSGPLDFTDKGEPGQAAIEVYGYDDKGALQTLRTETSRAEE